Sequence from the Deltaproteobacteria bacterium genome:
TGACCAAGGCATGTCACCCCCCAGCCCGAGGTGAAGTCTATATACCTGTTCCCTGCTTCATCCCATACTTGGACGCCGGCACCTCTCTCAATTGAGACAGGTATCTTTCTAAAAAATAGTGGGGTGCATTTATCTTCCACCTGCATTGTCTTTGATGCTGTCATTGCCTTATTCCATTATAGCTAACACTCATGTTTTGTTTACCTGGGTACGACGCGATGTAAAGATTTTGAACTTTTATATAAATATGTTTCATGTCGTAACTTGTCCCGCGAGATCGGTAAATTTGGCTACTTCACTTTATTCCCGCTTGAAATCAGGCAATTTGTCAAGGTCACATTTTACCGATAGCGGGAAGTTGTCCACACCCCCGCCCACTTGCGCCTCTCGGTTGTCTATCATCAACACGACGGAAAAGTCCACCGAATATATTTTGTTACGGCCAGGTAGGGGGGAGGGAACGGTTCAAATTTTTTGAAATTTCACGAGGATCGGTTTCTGTGCCGGCAATATGATTTTGGACGAAGGGGGGCGGGAGAATTCAGGGAATTCCGAGGACATAATACCAATTAAAGGCATTGACCTGCTGGTAGTCTGTACTATGCCCCCCGATTATTAAATGTAAAAAAAGTTGACTTGATATGCCATGGAGATTATATCCACCACATGGCATGGGGCGTTGAATATGCCGATGCCATGGGAGGCGGCTTGGAGATCACCGCAATATTTCCCGATGGGGCGATTCAGATCAGTCAATTTGAAGGCATTGCCGCAAAGACAGAAAGGGGCAGTCTACCGAGTTCTGATTGAAAGATGTTAAATCCTGGCAGTGGATATTCTTTTCATTTAAGGGGTATATAGCTTCCTGAAGGAGAGCATTGGGTAATTTTGACGGGTGTACTTTCTTTTAAATGATATTCAATAAACAGAGGAGCAACCGCTTTGCATAAACCAAAATTGCACTACGCCTGGGTCATTGTGGGCGCCGGGGTCATCGGGGTTATGGCCTCCCTGGGGCTCGGGCGTTTCAGTTATGCCGTGATCCTGCCGGCCATGAAAGATGCTCTGGAGCTTAACTACGGGCAAATGGGGCTTTTGGGAACCGGCAACCTGGCAGGTTACCTCTGTTTTTCACTGTTTGGAGGTTTTCTTGCGTCGCGCTATGGCACTAAAATTGTGATCGTTCTCTCTTTGGTTTTCATGACGATTACTCTGATGCTGACCGGCATGGCAGGAGGATTTTATGGCACCCTGGCCGCCAGAATTTTCACAGGGGTCGGTAGTGCGGGCGCCAACGTGCCTATCATGGGCCTGGCCTCGGCCTGGTTTTCCACGCGGCGACGGGGACTGGCCGCAGGTATTCTCGTGTCCGGTTCCGGTTTGGGAGTATTGGCGACTGGTATCTTCCTGCCCGAAGTAATCAAGGCTTACGGCGCCGACGGCTGGCGCTGGGCTTGGTATTATCTGGCCGCCCTGTCACTGGTGATCACCTTGATTTGCCAATTGCTGTTGAAAGACACACCCGCAGAGAAAAATCTCTCCCCCTGCGGAACAGAAGCGGCAGTATTCACGACGGCGCCCGCCCGGGAACAGGGCAACAAAACCACCACCATTCCTTTGGACTGGGGGAAGGTGTACAAGAACCCGGCCCTATGGCAACTGGGGCTGGTTTACTTTGCCTTCGGCTTTTCTTATATTGTCTACGCCACTTTTTTCCCCGCGCACGTGATTAAAGCGGGTAATCTCAGCCAGGCCGAGGCCGGCCGAATCTGGTCGCTCGTGGGCTTCGTGAGTATGGCCAGCGGCTTTATCGGGGGGGGCATTTCCGACCTGATCGGGCGCCGTGCTGCGCTTTGCATCGTCTTTTGCCTGCACACCCTGTCCTTTGCCACTTTTGCTTACT
This genomic interval carries:
- a CDS encoding YbfB/YjiJ family MFS transporter; this encodes MHKPKLHYAWVIVGAGVIGVMASLGLGRFSYAVILPAMKDALELNYGQMGLLGTGNLAGYLCFSLFGGFLASRYGTKIVIVLSLVFMTITLMLTGMAGGFYGTLAARIFTGVGSAGANVPIMGLASAWFSTRRRGLAAGILVSGSGLGVLATGIFLPEVIKAYGADGWRWAWYYLAALSLVITLICQLLLKDTPAEKNLSPCGTEAAVFTTAPAREQGNKTTTIPLDWGKVYKNPALWQLGLVYFAFGFSYIVYATFFPAHVIKAGNLSQAEAGRIWSLVGFVSMASGFIGGGISDLIGRRAALCIVFCLHTLSFATFAYSTSVIGFYVSALAFGISAWSIPSIVAAFSGDIVGARLAPAAVGAVTVVFSIGQALAPYVAGRLADASGTFFSSFVLAALVALGGAVGALFLNKSEKAV